In Sander lucioperca isolate FBNREF2018 chromosome 21, SLUC_FBN_1.2, whole genome shotgun sequence, the following proteins share a genomic window:
- the LOC116065468 gene encoding serotonin N-acetyltransferase-like: MMSVVGAQPFIKPMQPTPSVSPGVQRRHTLPASEVRPLNTQDAISVFEIEREAFISVSGECPLHLDEVRHFLTLCPELSMGWIEEGRLVAFIIGSLWDQDRLTADALTLHKPRGSTVHIHILAVHRTFRQQGKGNILLWRYLQYLRCLPNVRRAVLMCEDDLIPFYRKSGFKVLGRCAITVANMTFTEMWYPISGHAYMRRNSEAIRFPQHLLTQHPLTLPLPKTDEQADV, from the exons ATGATGTCCGTTGTTGGCGCACAGCCTTTCATCAAACCAATGCAGCCAACACCTTCTGTTTCGCCTGGCGTCCAAAGGAGACACACACTTCCCGCAAGCGAAGTCCGACCGCTCAACACGCAGGATGCCATAAGCGTCTTTGAGATCGAGCGAGAAG caTTTATCTCAGTGTCAGGTGAGTGTCCTCTCCACCTGGACGAGGTGCGTCATTTCCTCACACTGTGTCCGGAGCTGTCCATGGGCTGGATTGAGGAGGGCCGGCTGGTGGCTTTTATCATCGGCTCTCTCTGGGACCAGGACAGACTCACTGCA GACGCACTGACTCTCCACAAACCCCGCGGCTCCACCGTCCACATCCACATCCTCGCCGTCCATCGCACCTTCAGGCAGCAGGGCAAAGGTAACATTCTGCTGTGGCGTTACCTGCAGTATCTCCGCTGCCTGCCCAACGTGCGCCGAGCAGTGCTCATGTGCGAAGACGACCTCATTCCTTTCTACCGCAAGTCAGGCTTCAAGGTGCTGGGGCGCTGCGCCATCACCGTGGCCAACATGACGTTCACTGAGATGTGGTACCCCATCAGCGGCCACGCGTACATGCGGCGCAACAGCGAAGCCATCCGTTTCCCTCAGCATCTCTTGACTCAGCATCCCTTGACTCTGCCACTGCCAAAGACTGACGAACAGGCTGATGTATGA